In Pedobacter sp. W3I1, one DNA window encodes the following:
- a CDS encoding cysteine-rich CWC family protein: MTSEQMNNTLKHSAKHEIIPCERCNNAIECKANSYTKCQCSVVQLSINEVQYISELYDGCLCAKCLFELQQEYRVEIGI, from the coding sequence ATGACCAGTGAACAAATGAACAATACCTTAAAACATAGCGCCAAACATGAAATCATTCCTTGCGAGCGATGTAATAATGCTATTGAGTGCAAGGCAAATTCATATACCAAGTGCCAATGCAGTGTTGTACAGCTTAGTATAAACGAAGTACAATACATCTCCGAACTGTACGATGGTTGTCTGTGTGCCAAATGTTTATTTGAGTTACAGCAGGAATACCGTGTAGAAATAGGCATATAA
- a CDS encoding SPFH domain-containing protein — protein MEALISNYWWVLVALLCVVLYKYILRFLFGMVIVPEDRIGLITKKFVLFGSDRELPDGRIIAVKGEAGFQGKTLAPGLYFGMWFWQYSVTMEQFTIIPEGKIGLIMAKDGSEIPTGNILGQRVESDNFQDAVKFLDNGGQRGRQTSYITSGSYRINTMLFQVSVTDMIRIQESMVGIVTTLDGLPIEANQIAGKLVEGHNNFQNFDNFIKNGGNRGLQPQVILAGSYNLNPWAIQLEEIPMTEIAIGYVGVVISFIGTDGNDLTGADFKHGNIVAKGSKGVWLEPLGPGKYPINKYIMKVELVPTTNLVLNWASARSEAHNLDKNLSTITVRSKDGFPFNLDVAQIIHVPTTEAPKVIARFGNMVNLVSQVLEPTIGNYFRNSAQGSDVIAFLSTRKERQESAKEHIRKVLDEYNVNAVDTLIGDIVPPESLMKTLTDRKIAEEQKVTYETQKQAQETRQGMEKETAIADMQKDIVKAQQSVEIAERTASATVKKSEGDAAGVKLAVGAEAEATKMRAHAEAEATKARAQADSEAIKLRASAEAEQISLTGSAEAGKILAVGKSTAEAYELAVKALGGENFTRYKITEELSKGNVKLIPDVLIGGSGGNHGGSAMDGLLGLKLMELMDPQARKEVVAVAEIVETKPKPKKDNINP, from the coding sequence ATGGAAGCGCTCATTTCTAATTATTGGTGGGTTTTAGTGGCACTGTTGTGCGTAGTTTTATACAAATATATTTTACGTTTCTTATTCGGGATGGTCATTGTACCCGAAGATAGAATCGGCTTAATTACCAAAAAATTCGTGCTCTTTGGTTCCGATCGTGAACTGCCCGATGGCCGGATTATCGCGGTTAAAGGTGAAGCTGGTTTCCAGGGAAAAACACTGGCGCCAGGATTGTATTTCGGGATGTGGTTTTGGCAGTACAGCGTAACGATGGAACAGTTTACCATTATTCCCGAAGGTAAAATCGGACTCATTATGGCCAAGGATGGTTCAGAAATCCCGACAGGAAATATCCTCGGACAGCGGGTAGAATCTGATAATTTTCAGGATGCCGTGAAATTTCTCGACAATGGCGGTCAGCGTGGCCGGCAAACCTCCTACATTACCTCGGGTTCTTATCGTATCAATACGATGCTGTTTCAGGTTTCTGTTACCGATATGATCCGGATTCAGGAAAGTATGGTGGGTATTGTCACAACCCTGGATGGTTTGCCGATTGAGGCCAATCAGATCGCAGGTAAACTGGTGGAAGGCCACAACAATTTCCAGAACTTTGATAATTTTATCAAAAATGGAGGTAACCGCGGTTTGCAACCACAAGTTATTTTGGCCGGTTCTTACAACTTAAACCCGTGGGCAATCCAATTGGAGGAAATTCCGATGACGGAAATCGCAATTGGTTATGTAGGCGTTGTAATCTCGTTTATTGGTACAGATGGAAACGATTTAACCGGTGCAGACTTTAAACATGGTAATATTGTTGCAAAAGGTTCTAAAGGTGTTTGGCTCGAACCGCTTGGCCCGGGTAAATATCCGATTAATAAATACATTATGAAGGTAGAGCTGGTGCCGACAACCAATTTGGTGTTAAACTGGGCATCAGCACGCAGCGAGGCGCACAATCTGGATAAAAACCTATCAACTATTACCGTACGTTCTAAAGATGGTTTCCCCTTTAATTTAGATGTGGCACAGATTATCCACGTGCCCACAACCGAAGCGCCGAAAGTAATTGCCCGTTTTGGTAACATGGTAAATCTGGTTTCACAGGTTTTAGAGCCTACAATTGGTAACTATTTCCGTAACTCCGCACAGGGTAGTGATGTAATTGCTTTTTTGAGTACCCGTAAAGAGCGTCAGGAATCGGCAAAAGAGCATATCCGTAAAGTGCTTGACGAATATAACGTAAATGCGGTCGATACTTTGATCGGTGACATTGTTCCGCCAGAATCGTTAATGAAAACCTTAACCGACCGTAAAATTGCGGAAGAGCAAAAGGTTACTTACGAAACCCAAAAACAGGCACAGGAAACCCGCCAAGGGATGGAGAAAGAAACTGCAATTGCCGATATGCAGAAAGATATCGTAAAGGCACAACAAAGTGTTGAGATTGCTGAACGTACGGCGAGTGCAACCGTGAAAAAATCGGAAGGTGATGCCGCTGGTGTAAAACTAGCAGTAGGGGCAGAGGCTGAGGCCACAAAAATGAGGGCACATGCCGAGGCAGAAGCAACAAAAGCAAGAGCACAGGCAGATTCAGAAGCCATTAAATTAAGAGCATCGGCAGAAGCTGAACAGATTTCGTTAACCGGTAGTGCAGAAGCAGGTAAAATTTTAGCCGTGGGTAAATCAACTGCTGAAGCCTATGAACTTGCCGTGAAAGCTTTGGGTGGTGAAAACTTTACCCGTTATAAAATTACCGAAGAGTTATCAAAAGGTAATGTGAAATTGATCCCTGATGTACTGATTGGTGGCAGTGGGGGAAATCATGGTGGTTCAGCAATGGATGGCTTATTGGGCTTGAAACTGATGGAGTTAATGGACCCTCAGGCACGTAAAGAAGTGGTAGCCGTTGCAGAAATTGTAGAAACAAAGCCAAAACCTAAAAAGGATAATATTAACCCTTAA